The following proteins come from a genomic window of Deltaproteobacteria bacterium:
- a CDS encoding tyrosine-type recombinase/integrase, producing the protein ALKYAWEQRDKNSPYVFTNPRTGKAYDYRDKFIATACKRLGIPKINYHDFRHHTASTLAQKGASLTDIQKILGHERATTTDHYLQSLGESVRRAMGLLEQDTTESTTKEKEAVEHKS; encoded by the coding sequence GCCCTTAAATATGCCTGGGAACAGCGGGATAAAAACAGCCCTTACGTTTTCACTAACCCCAGGACAGGAAAAGCTTACGACTACCGAGACAAGTTTATAGCTACGGCCTGCAAGCGCCTGGGCATCCCTAAGATCAACTATCACGACTTTCGCCACCACACAGCATCCACCCTAGCCCAGAAGGGCGCTTCACTGACTGACATTCAGAAGATTCTTGGCCATGAGCGCGCCACGACAACCGACCACTACTTGCAATCTCTGGGAGAATCGGTTCGCCGAGCAATGGGATTGCTGGAGCAAGATACGACTGAAAGCACGACTAAAGAAAAAGAGGCGGTTGAGCATAAAAGCTAA
- a CDS encoding amidophosphoribosyltransferase: protein MKSVRDNCGVFGLYSTTPCVREIYQGIDLLQHRGQEYCGIATFEGRIYQITHYGKVLNTITDQDINYLKGNFGIGHVSLKERQPVRWQCRLGEIAVAFSGNIINAPELIKEMMARGKAFPEGYDVEIISKIILEADDPVAGISALADKVKGAYSLLVLTESGIYAARDVYGFRPLILGHSPGKFAVSSESRALHNLDLEVWRDVKPGEIVLLNDQGFSTLKQLPSPRRAHCAFEWAYTASIDSIIEGVYVQEARNNLGARLAQRDAEEGGLEADLVAPVPMSGVGHAIGYHRHSKLNYQEVFLYNRYADRSYTQSTQIAREEMAKRKLSILHRSIKGQRIVLCDDSIVRGTQIFHKVRDLKKAGAKAVHVRVSCPPLMYPCDFGIATRSYEELLARHYLNQGDIVSMAQLRALETWVADQIGADSVKYNSLDAFVGALGLPSDNLCLKCFNGIRPMEA, encoded by the coding sequence ATGAAGTCAGTCCGGGACAATTGTGGGGTATTTGGTTTGTACTCCACCACCCCGTGTGTCCGTGAGATTTACCAGGGCATCGACCTGTTGCAACATCGTGGGCAGGAGTACTGCGGCATAGCCACTTTTGAGGGCCGTATCTACCAGATTACCCATTACGGCAAGGTGCTAAACACCATTACCGATCAGGACATCAACTATTTAAAAGGCAACTTCGGCATCGGTCATGTCAGCCTCAAAGAGCGGCAACCGGTCCGCTGGCAATGCCGCCTGGGAGAAATCGCCGTGGCCTTCAGCGGCAATATCATCAATGCCCCGGAACTGATTAAAGAGATGATGGCCCGGGGAAAAGCCTTTCCGGAAGGCTATGATGTGGAGATCATTTCCAAAATTATCCTGGAGGCCGACGATCCGGTGGCCGGTATCTCGGCTCTGGCTGATAAGGTCAAGGGAGCTTACTCCCTGTTAGTATTAACCGAATCCGGCATCTATGCCGCCCGAGATGTTTATGGCTTCCGCCCCCTGATCTTGGGGCACAGTCCGGGAAAATTTGCCGTCAGCTCCGAGTCCCGGGCCCTTCATAACCTCGATCTGGAAGTGTGGCGTGATGTAAAGCCTGGGGAGATCGTCCTTCTCAATGACCAGGGATTCTCGACCTTGAAACAGCTGCCTTCGCCCCGCCGGGCCCATTGCGCCTTTGAATGGGCCTATACCGCCAGCATCGACTCCATTATTGAAGGAGTTTACGTTCAGGAAGCCCGGAACAATTTGGGCGCCCGATTGGCCCAACGAGACGCTGAAGAAGGCGGGTTGGAAGCCGACCTGGTGGCCCCGGTGCCCATGTCCGGCGTCGGCCACGCCATCGGCTATCACCGGCACTCCAAGCTTAACTACCAGGAAGTATTTTTGTATAATCGCTATGCTGACCGGAGTTATACCCAATCGACCCAGATAGCTCGGGAGGAGATGGCCAAGCGCAAGCTATCCATCCTACATCGTTCCATTAAGGGGCAGCGTATTGTGCTGTGCGATGATTCCATTGTCCGGGGTACCCAGATTTTTCATAAAGTTCGGGATCTAAAAAAAGCCGGTGCCAAAGCAGTGCATGTCCGGGTTTCCTGCCCACCGCTGATGTATCCTTGCGATTTCGGCATTGCCACCCGCAGCTACGAAGAACTCTTGGCCCGGCACTATCTCAACCAGGGAGACATCGTCTCCATGGCGCAATTGCGAGCCTTAGAAACCTGGGTGGCGGATCAGATCGGCGCCGACTCAGTCAAATACAACAGCCTTGATGCCTTTGTAGGGGCCCTGGGCCTCCCCAGTGATAATTTGTGCCTAAAGTGTTTCAATGGCATCCGCCCCATGGAGGCCTGA
- the carB gene encoding carbamoyl-phosphate synthase large subunit, protein MPRRDDIKKVMIIGSGPIVIGQACEFDYSGTQACKALRQLGYEIVLVNSNPATIMTDPGMADRTYIEPLNLSTMVEIIKQERPDALLPNLGGQSALNLSAELARSGVLEQYGVKVIGVEVDAIQRGEDRIAFKDTMNRLGIDMPRSQPAFSVEEAERIADELGYPLVIRPAYTLGGTGGGLVYNLEELRLIAARGITASLVGQILVEESVLGWEELELEVVRDAKNQMITVCFIENVDPMGIHTGDSFCTAPMLTIAPELQQRLQQHSYDIVEAIRVIGGTNIQFAHDPQTGRVVVIEINPRTSRSSALASKATGFPIALISAMLAGGLTLDEIPYWREGTLDKYIPWGDYVVVKFARWAFEKFEGAEDKLGTQMRAVGEVMSIGKTYKEAFQKAIRSLEIGRYGLGFAKDFHHQPLEALLELLAEPTSERQFIMYEALRQGAGIDTLYEKTYIKPWFIQQMKELVDLEEIILQYKGRDLPDALLRQAKKDGFSDLYLSQLLGIPEPQIRAQRQSQGVVQGWEAVPVSGVENAAYYYSTYNASDQVETSSRRKIMVLGGGPNRIGQGIEFDYCCVHAAFAIRDEGFESIMVNCNPETVSTDYDTSDKLYFEPLTVEDVLSIYEKEQPEGVIVQFGGQTPLNIANELAAAGVRIIGTTPDVIDLAEDRDRFRQMMRELGIPHPESGMAHNLAEALQVAERIGYPLMVRPSYVLGGRAMEVIHDEEMLQHYVNAAVEVSPERPILIDKFLENAIEAEADAVADGTDAFVPAVMEHIELAGVHSGDSACVIPPISIPAKHLETIHDYTRKIGVELKVVGLMNIQYAIVEDTVFILEANPRASRTVPLVSKVCNIPMARIATQIMLNHKLADLNIRPQSVPHYGVKEAVFPFNMFPEVDPLLGPEMRSTGEVLGLADSFGLAFFKAQEAAQPALPIQGTVLITVCETDRPAVLEVARQFKRLGFKLRATEGTHKFLAEQGIESEPILKVHEGRPHIVDGIKSQEIDLIINTPSGKLSKYDDSYIRKNAIKYRIPYITTLAGALAAARGISAYRQGRGQVRALQSYHQDIK, encoded by the coding sequence ATGCCCAGACGTGATGATATCAAAAAAGTAATGATCATTGGTTCCGGGCCAATCGTCATCGGTCAGGCCTGCGAATTTGACTATTCCGGGACCCAAGCCTGCAAGGCCCTGAGACAATTAGGTTATGAAATCGTCCTGGTCAACTCCAATCCGGCGACCATCATGACCGATCCGGGGATGGCGGACCGGACTTATATCGAGCCCCTTAACCTGTCCACCATGGTAGAGATCATTAAACAGGAAAGGCCGGATGCCCTCCTGCCCAACCTGGGCGGCCAGTCGGCCCTCAATCTGTCCGCCGAACTGGCGCGGTCCGGGGTGCTTGAGCAATATGGGGTCAAGGTCATCGGCGTGGAAGTCGATGCCATCCAGCGGGGCGAAGACCGCATCGCCTTCAAGGACACCATGAACCGCTTGGGCATTGACATGCCCCGCAGTCAACCGGCGTTTAGCGTCGAGGAGGCGGAGCGCATCGCTGATGAGTTGGGTTATCCGCTGGTCATCCGCCCGGCCTACACCCTGGGAGGTACCGGCGGCGGGCTGGTTTACAATCTGGAAGAACTGCGACTCATCGCCGCCCGCGGCATAACGGCCAGCCTGGTAGGTCAGATTCTGGTGGAGGAATCGGTCCTGGGCTGGGAGGAATTAGAGCTGGAGGTGGTGCGTGATGCCAAAAATCAGATGATTACGGTCTGCTTTATCGAGAACGTCGATCCCATGGGGATCCATACCGGTGATTCTTTCTGCACCGCGCCCATGCTCACCATTGCTCCGGAACTGCAGCAGCGCCTGCAACAACATTCCTATGATATTGTCGAAGCCATCAGGGTGATCGGTGGCACCAATATTCAGTTTGCGCATGACCCCCAGACCGGTCGGGTGGTGGTCATTGAGATCAACCCCCGTACTTCGCGTTCCTCGGCCCTGGCTTCCAAGGCTACCGGTTTCCCCATCGCGCTGATTTCGGCCATGCTGGCCGGAGGCCTGACTTTAGACGAGATTCCTTACTGGCGGGAAGGCACCTTGGACAAATATATCCCCTGGGGCGATTATGTGGTGGTCAAGTTTGCCCGTTGGGCCTTTGAAAAATTCGAGGGCGCGGAAGATAAACTGGGCACCCAGATGCGGGCCGTGGGCGAAGTCATGAGCATCGGCAAGACATATAAAGAGGCCTTCCAGAAGGCCATCCGCTCCCTGGAAATCGGCCGCTACGGTTTGGGCTTCGCCAAGGATTTTCATCACCAGCCCCTCGAGGCGCTCCTGGAGCTTTTGGCCGAGCCTACCAGTGAGCGGCAGTTTATCATGTATGAAGCACTGCGGCAAGGTGCCGGCATTGACACCCTTTATGAAAAGACCTATATCAAACCCTGGTTTATTCAACAGATGAAGGAATTGGTTGATCTGGAGGAAATCATTCTGCAGTACAAGGGACGGGACTTACCCGACGCCCTGCTCCGGCAAGCCAAGAAAGACGGTTTTAGCGATCTCTATCTATCCCAACTGCTGGGTATTCCCGAGCCGCAGATCAGAGCTCAACGCCAGTCCCAGGGCGTGGTGCAAGGCTGGGAGGCGGTGCCGGTCAGCGGGGTGGAAAATGCCGCTTACTATTATTCCACCTATAATGCCTCTGATCAAGTTGAAACTAGTTCCAGACGCAAGATCATGGTGCTGGGGGGTGGCCCCAACCGCATCGGCCAAGGGATCGAGTTCGATTATTGCTGTGTGCATGCTGCCTTTGCCATCCGGGATGAAGGTTTTGAGTCGATCATGGTTAACTGCAACCCGGAGACCGTGTCCACCGATTACGACACCTCGGATAAGCTCTATTTTGAACCGCTCACCGTAGAGGATGTCTTGAGCATCTATGAGAAAGAGCAGCCCGAAGGGGTAATCGTCCAGTTTGGGGGGCAGACCCCGCTTAATATTGCCAATGAACTGGCCGCCGCCGGGGTCAGAATCATCGGCACCACTCCGGACGTCATCGACTTGGCCGAGGATCGCGACCGTTTCCGGCAGATGATGCGCGAACTGGGCATCCCCCATCCGGAATCAGGGATGGCCCACAACCTGGCAGAAGCCCTGCAGGTGGCGGAGCGAATCGGTTATCCTTTAATGGTCAGACCCTCCTATGTGCTGGGCGGCCGGGCCATGGAAGTAATCCACGATGAAGAGATGCTCCAGCATTATGTCAATGCGGCGGTGGAGGTCAGTCCGGAGCGGCCCATCCTGATAGACAAGTTTCTGGAAAATGCTATTGAGGCCGAAGCCGATGCCGTCGCCGACGGCACCGATGCCTTTGTCCCGGCGGTCATGGAACACATTGAACTGGCCGGGGTTCACTCCGGTGACTCGGCCTGCGTTATCCCGCCCATCAGCATCCCGGCCAAACACCTGGAAACCATTCATGATTATACCCGGAAAATCGGGGTCGAATTAAAGGTCGTGGGTCTGATGAATATACAGTATGCTATTGTCGAAGATACGGTGTTTATCCTCGAGGCCAATCCCCGGGCCTCCCGCACCGTGCCCCTGGTCTCTAAAGTCTGTAATATCCCCATGGCCCGCATTGCCACCCAGATCATGTTGAACCACAAACTGGCTGATCTCAATATCCGGCCCCAATCCGTCCCCCACTACGGGGTCAAAGAGGCAGTGTTCCCCTTTAATATGTTTCCCGAAGTGGACCCGTTGCTGGGACCGGAGATGCGCTCCACCGGGGAGGTTCTGGGCTTGGCTGATTCCTTCGGCCTGGCCTTTTTCAAGGCCCAGGAGGCGGCCCAGCCGGCGCTGCCCATCCAAGGCACGGTACTGATTACCGTGTGTGAGACCGACCGGCCGGCAGTGTTGGAGGTCGCCCGGCAGTTTAAACGGTTGGGGTTCAAGCTCAGGGCCACCGAAGGGACGCATAAATTTCTGGCCGAGCAGGGAATCGAGTCCGAACCTATTCTTAAAGTCCACGAGGGCCGTCCACATATTGTCGATGGCATCAAAAGCCAGGAGATTGATCTGATCATCAATACCCCCAGCGGTAAACTGAGTAAATATGACGACTCCTATATCCGTAAAAATGCCATTAAATATAGGATTCCTTATATTACCACGCTGGCCGGGGCCCTGGCCGCGGCCCGAGGCATCTCAGCCTACCGCCAGGGCCGCGGCCAGGTCCGGGCACTGCAAAGTTACCATCAGGATATCAAGTAA
- a CDS encoding carbohydrate kinase family protein: MQIFISGSLAYDRIMDFPGKFADHILPEKIHILNVCFMVNGLIEKFGGTAGNIAYNLALLGERPVILATAGHDFDRYEDRLRRLGLPLVGIRSIPEEFTAGAYITTDQSDNQITGFNPGAMKYPSLFQFDGVKPSQALAIVAPGNLEDMLTYTRIYKERRVRYIFDPGQSLPQWSKKQLSEMITGSGLLISNDYELEMIIKTTGLDKAELLQRTGAIITTHGEKGSMVISRAQEVQILAAKAAKVVDPTGAGDAFRAGLIKGLVLGHSLADAARLGATCASYAVEYHGTQEHHFTIEDFWARHRANFN; encoded by the coding sequence ATGCAGATATTCATTTCCGGATCCCTGGCCTATGATCGGATCATGGATTTCCCCGGCAAATTTGCCGACCATATCCTGCCGGAAAAAATCCATATCCTTAACGTCTGCTTTATGGTCAATGGGCTGATCGAGAAGTTTGGTGGCACTGCTGGCAATATCGCTTATAACTTGGCCCTGCTGGGCGAGCGGCCAGTGATTCTGGCCACCGCCGGTCATGACTTTGACCGCTATGAGGACCGGCTGCGCCGACTGGGGCTGCCGCTGGTCGGGATTCGGTCTATTCCGGAGGAATTTACGGCCGGGGCCTATATCACCACCGATCAATCCGACAATCAGATCACCGGATTTAACCCCGGAGCAATGAAATATCCTTCCCTATTTCAATTTGACGGGGTCAAACCATCGCAGGCCCTGGCCATTGTGGCTCCCGGCAACCTGGAGGATATGCTCACTTATACCAGAATCTATAAAGAACGCCGGGTGCGCTATATCTTTGATCCGGGACAATCCCTGCCGCAGTGGTCCAAAAAACAGTTGAGCGAAATGATCACCGGTTCCGGTCTGTTGATCTCCAATGATTATGAACTGGAGATGATCATCAAGACCACCGGCTTAGATAAAGCCGAACTGCTCCAAAGAACTGGAGCAATTATCACCACCCATGGAGAAAAGGGCTCCATGGTTATCAGCCGGGCTCAGGAGGTGCAGATTTTGGCGGCTAAGGCAGCCAAAGTGGTGGACCCCACCGGGGCCGGGGACGCCTTTCGGGCCGGTCTGATCAAGGGCCTGGTGTTGGGTCACAGTCTGGCCGACGCCGCCCGCCTGGGGGCCACCTGCGCCAGTTACGCGGTAGAGTATCACGGCACCCAGGAGCACCATTTTACTATAGAAGATTTTTGGGCCCGTCACCGGGCCAATTTCAATTAA
- a CDS encoding PAS domain-containing protein → MTAEAEILDRLPFAIFQVDQDERITYCNLAAVELLGPTDAEVTGKFYHELSESFFKAIEPEGVDKIRYYCNLALKNGQSSETVVNGKEGKPIYCWFIPLSDPQTQTRVVVLVLGVLSIRHTISVKQFGRERLEIASRLTHQLNQPLQIILGYISLMLMDLGPDQPHYSFLNKMLEQVEEFNKIIQKLNHLTRD, encoded by the coding sequence ATGACAGCCGAGGCCGAGATTCTTGACCGCCTGCCGTTTGCCATCTTTCAGGTGGATCAGGATGAGCGGATAACATATTGCAATCTTGCTGCCGTAGAGCTTTTGGGGCCAACCGACGCGGAGGTGACAGGTAAATTTTACCATGAATTATCAGAATCTTTTTTCAAGGCAATCGAGCCGGAGGGGGTCGACAAAATCCGTTATTACTGCAATCTGGCCTTGAAAAATGGTCAGTCCTCGGAAACCGTGGTGAATGGGAAAGAAGGCAAACCCATCTACTGCTGGTTCATCCCCCTATCTGACCCTCAGACCCAGACTAGGGTAGTAGTTTTGGTCCTGGGAGTACTCAGCATCCGCCATACGATCTCGGTTAAACAATTTGGTCGGGAACGCCTGGAGATAGCCAGCCGCCTGACCCATCAACTAAATCAACCGCTGCAGATTATTCTGGGTTACATTAGTCTGATGTTAATGGATCTGGGCCCAGACCAGCCGCATTACAGTTTTCTCAATAAGATGTTGGAACAGGTGGAAGAATTCAACAAGATTATTCAAAAACTCAACCACCTTACCAGGGATTGA
- a CDS encoding MBL fold metallo-hydrolase produces MEIPELNAVNIEIIVDNFIDVFEASRPGQVERVILGRLKKPVMAAHGLSLLITLHQDQQQTRILMDTANSPLVLFNNLEALERPVDEVDAVFLSHGHPDHYGGLLELLNRRQKPLPVYLHPDCYYPKLLITPRGRIGPWTLERDKLEAAGAELHENTGPTLINGQALITGTVEASVPYETPLPGAKRIVQGQEEHDTFVDEQALVIKVAGKGLVVIGGCSHPGIVNMVKYAQKLTGVDHIAAVIGGFHLTAGGDQLINNTIQGLQEINPDLIFAGHCTGFRALTALATAFPENFMVSCVGTKLIIG; encoded by the coding sequence ATGGAAATTCCGGAGCTTAATGCCGTTAACATTGAGATTATCGTAGACAACTTCATCGATGTGTTCGAAGCTTCACGCCCCGGCCAGGTCGAACGAGTGATTTTGGGCCGCCTCAAGAAACCCGTCATGGCGGCCCACGGACTGTCGCTGTTGATCACTTTACACCAAGACCAGCAACAGACCCGCATCTTGATGGATACCGCCAACTCCCCCCTGGTATTATTCAATAATCTTGAAGCATTAGAGCGGCCGGTAGATGAAGTCGATGCGGTTTTTCTAAGCCATGGCCATCCTGATCATTATGGCGGTCTTTTGGAACTGCTGAACCGGCGTCAAAAACCCCTACCGGTCTACCTGCACCCGGACTGTTATTATCCCAAACTGCTTATCACTCCCCGCGGCCGGATCGGTCCCTGGACCCTGGAGCGAGACAAGCTGGAGGCCGCCGGGGCCGAGCTGCACGAAAACACCGGACCGACCCTGATCAATGGGCAGGCTCTGATCACCGGTACGGTGGAGGCCAGCGTTCCTTATGAAACCCCGCTGCCCGGAGCCAAACGCATCGTCCAGGGTCAGGAAGAACACGATACTTTTGTTGATGAGCAGGCCTTGGTGATCAAGGTGGCGGGCAAAGGGCTGGTGGTAATCGGCGGTTGTTCCCATCCCGGTATTGTCAATATGGTGAAATATGCCCAGAAATTGACCGGGGTGGATCACATCGCCGCTGTCATTGGCGGCTTCCACTTGACTGCCGGCGGTGACCAATTAATCAATAATACTATCCAGGGCTTGCAGGAAATAAATCCTGACCTTATTTTTGCCGGGCATTGCACCGGTTTTCGCGCCTTAACAGCCTTGGCTACCGCTTTCCCGGAAAATTTTATGGTAAGTTGTGTAGGCACCAAATTAATTATCGGCTGA
- the rho gene encoding transcription termination factor Rho, whose amino-acid sequence MNLAALKNKKIGELASLAREFHVEGAAAMRKQELIFAILQAQTEKNGYIYGEGVLEVLPDGFGFLRSPGYNYLPGPDDIYVSPSQIRRFNLCTGDTVSGQVRPPKDGERYFALLKVESVNFEDPEASREKILFDNLTPLYPNKSLRLETDPDNYSARIMDLMTPIGKGQRGLIVAAPRTGKTMLLQNIANSIVRNHPKVILIVLLIDERPEEVTDMQRSVKAEVVSSTFDEQAQRHVQVAEMVLEKAKRLVEHKRDVVILLDSITRLARAYNTVVPPSGKILSGGVDSNALHKPKRFFGAARNIEEGGSLTIIATALIDTGSRMDEVIFEEFKGTGNMEILLDRKLTEKRIFPSIDINRSGTRKEELLVPPDDLNRIWILRKLLAPLSPVDSMEFLLEKMRGTKNNAEFLASMSR is encoded by the coding sequence ATGAATCTCGCAGCCTTAAAAAACAAAAAAATCGGCGAGTTGGCCAGCCTGGCACGGGAGTTCCACGTCGAAGGCGCGGCGGCCATGCGTAAACAGGAGCTGATCTTTGCCATCCTTCAGGCCCAGACGGAAAAGAACGGCTATATTTATGGAGAAGGAGTTCTCGAAGTCTTACCGGATGGCTTCGGTTTTTTGCGCTCGCCAGGATATAACTATCTGCCCGGACCTGACGATATCTATGTTTCGCCTTCTCAGATCCGACGGTTTAATCTGTGCACCGGTGACACGGTGTCAGGCCAGGTCCGGCCTCCCAAGGATGGGGAGCGTTATTTCGCTCTCCTCAAAGTTGAATCGGTCAATTTTGAAGATCCGGAAGCCTCCCGGGAAAAGATCCTGTTCGATAACCTGACCCCACTATATCCCAATAAATCGCTTCGCCTGGAGACTGACCCGGACAACTATTCAGCCCGCATCATGGACCTGATGACCCCGATCGGCAAAGGTCAAAGAGGGCTGATCGTCGCGGCCCCGCGTACCGGCAAGACTATGTTGCTGCAAAATATTGCCAACAGTATCGTCCGCAACCACCCCAAGGTCATCCTGATCGTGCTGTTGATCGACGAACGGCCCGAAGAAGTGACCGATATGCAACGCTCGGTCAAGGCCGAGGTGGTCAGTTCCACCTTCGACGAACAGGCCCAGCGTCACGTCCAAGTGGCGGAGATGGTTCTAGAAAAGGCCAAGCGTTTGGTGGAGCACAAGCGAGATGTAGTTATTCTGCTCGATTCCATCACCCGGCTGGCCCGGGCTTATAATACGGTAGTTCCCCCCAGCGGTAAAATCCTCTCGGGTGGAGTGGATTCCAATGCCTTGCACAAGCCCAAACGCTTCTTTGGCGCCGCCCGGAACATTGAAGAAGGCGGCAGTCTGACCATTATTGCCACTGCCCTGATTGACACCGGCAGCCGCATGGATGAAGTGATCTTTGAGGAATTTAAGGGTACCGGCAACATGGAGATTCTGCTGGACCGCAAGCTCACCGAAAAACGGATATTCCCATCCATTGATATCAATCGCTCCGGAACCCGCAAAGAAGAATTGCTGGTGCCGCCCGATGATCTGAACCGCATCTGGATTTTGCGGAAGCTGTTGGCCCCGTTGAGTCCGGTAGATAGTATGGAATTTTTGCTGGAAAAGATGCGAGGCACCAAAAATAACGCCGAATTCTTGGCTTCCATGAGCCGTTAA
- a CDS encoding dephospho-CoA kinase, whose amino-acid sequence MFKIALTGGVASGKSTVAQYLRDLGVAVIDADEVARQVVAPGQPAARLIQEAFGTEVFNADGTLDRENLARRVFAHPAERQHLNELVHPWITREIKRRLKQFEAQGEPFVVVEVPLLFELGLESAYDLVIVVYTDRETQVRRLQDRDRRDRSQIEGIIKAQVPLPEKIRRADYLIDNRGSLQELRQKVIMLLKKIKTDYA is encoded by the coding sequence ATGTTCAAGATAGCCCTGACCGGCGGCGTGGCCTCGGGCAAGAGTACGGTGGCGCAATATCTCCGTGACCTGGGGGTAGCGGTTATTGATGCTGATGAAGTGGCCCGGCAGGTGGTGGCCCCAGGGCAGCCTGCCGCCCGCTTGATTCAAGAGGCCTTCGGCACTGAGGTCTTTAATGCCGATGGTACTCTGGACCGGGAAAATCTGGCCCGGCGGGTATTTGCTCATCCCGCTGAGCGGCAACATCTGAACGAGTTGGTGCACCCCTGGATCACCCGAGAGATAAAACGGCGGCTGAAACAGTTTGAGGCCCAGGGAGAGCCCTTTGTAGTAGTGGAAGTCCCGCTGCTCTTTGAACTAGGGCTGGAGTCGGCCTATGATTTGGTGATCGTGGTCTATACCGACAGGGAAACCCAAGTCCGCCGTTTGCAGGATCGGGACCGGCGGGATCGCTCCCAGATCGAGGGTATTATTAAGGCTCAAGTCCCGTTGCCGGAAAAAATCCGGCGGGCTGACTACCTGATCGATAATCGTGGTTCGCTCCAGGAATTACGCCAAAAGGTTATAATGTTATTAAAAAAAATTAAAACCGATTATGCTTGA
- a CDS encoding RluA family pseudouridine synthase codes for MTRVALTVAAAEQGLRLDQILTRHLLNISRARLQKWIKSGLVQVNEASRPADYRVQSGDRLVVEMPAPEKSSLVPEPIPLDILFEDQDLLVINKPPGLVVHPGAGHRTGTLVHAILHHCPNLTGVGDVQRPGLVHRLDKETSGLMIVAKTDLAHQSLVSQFKQRQLSKFYLALVWGHLSEPHGEIVETIGRHPRVRQKMSVHARRGREAHTSWRRLQHYPGPLALVELQLHTGRTHQIRVHLAAIGHPVVGDRTYGGGARRLSSLPAMLSRLKTLVSRQLLHAWKLTLNHPRTGKSLTLEAELPTDFRAVVDFLELHPKCSR; via the coding sequence ATGACCCGGGTTGCCCTGACGGTCGCCGCTGCTGAGCAAGGGCTCCGATTAGACCAGATTCTGACCCGTCACTTGCTCAATATTTCCCGAGCCCGTCTACAGAAATGGATTAAAAGTGGCTTGGTCCAGGTTAATGAAGCCAGCCGTCCGGCTGATTATCGGGTTCAGTCTGGTGATCGGCTGGTAGTGGAGATGCCGGCCCCGGAAAAATCCTCTCTGGTTCCGGAGCCCATCCCCCTGGACATATTATTTGAGGATCAGGATCTGCTGGTCATTAACAAACCCCCTGGGTTGGTGGTCCATCCCGGAGCCGGACATCGAACCGGAACCCTGGTTCATGCCATCCTCCATCATTGCCCCAACCTGACGGGGGTCGGCGATGTCCAACGGCCCGGACTGGTACATCGCCTGGATAAGGAGACCAGCGGCCTAATGATAGTGGCCAAGACCGATCTGGCGCATCAGTCCTTGGTAAGCCAGTTCAAGCAACGCCAATTATCCAAGTTTTACCTGGCCTTGGTCTGGGGGCACCTTTCGGAACCGCACGGTGAGATCGTAGAAACGATCGGGCGGCATCCCCGGGTCCGGCAAAAGATGTCTGTGCATGCGCGCCGGGGACGTGAGGCACATACTTCCTGGCGACGCCTGCAGCATTACCCCGGCCCTCTGGCCCTAGTGGAATTACAATTGCATACCGGTCGGACCCATCAGATTCGGGTTCATCTGGCCGCCATCGGGCATCCGGTCGTCGGGGATCGGACCTACGGCGGCGGGGCCCGCCGGTTGTCATCACTGCCAGCAATGCTTTCAAGGCTTAAGACCCTAGTGTCGCGACAATTACTGCACGCCTGGAAATTAACTTTAAATCATCCCCGGACCGGAAAAAGTTTAACTTTGGAAGCGGAATTGCCGACAGATTTTCGAGCGGTGGTGGATTTCCTGGAACTGCATCCTAAATGTTCAAGATAG